A portion of the Tachysurus fulvidraco isolate hzauxx_2018 chromosome 8, HZAU_PFXX_2.0, whole genome shotgun sequence genome contains these proteins:
- the mrtfab gene encoding myocardin related transcription factor Ab isoform X4, giving the protein MVSASTTGTAPSPQSEAMTSELQELSLRPGPTLLPLSERKNVLQIKLQQRRTREELVSQGIMPPLKSPAAFHEQRKSLERARTEDYLKRKIRSRPERSELVRMHILEETSVEPSLQAKQLKLKRARLADDLNDKISHRPGPIELIHKNILPVPALLGTGSPKGESSSLDEDSSDSLSPEQPGSQDSPLGSVPQNSPSDMLNLNRNSSPTQFLTQAAPSLLTAPEASSSQNLTNGTSMVACARPPPGTVKQFQSKSSVDRSAQRTKKPKENKPKVKKLKYHQYIPPDQKNDREPPPQLDSSYAKILHQQQLFLQLQIISQQQQHYNYHTILPAPPKVPSEQQQQTVNSGPSPSRTVSSSTATATQNGANRLSQPVAAGPKPGVLPTNLDEFKVAELKQELKLRGLTVSGTKNDLIERLKNYQEQNGGAALAVVGSGPLKTVQVSPQEVAAQSPTSVQSKDPIGKVAAYPVALSSGIQAATLPQITRFNSTSSSPPVSPTPSERSVAGMSADEASCNGDVFGEMVSSPLTQLSLHPSSEHPSPVKEEPFGRSTCCVSHPTAAPSSVTQSQETSIAAPLAPSAHLLDKDQMLQEKDKQIEQLTRMLRQKQQLVETLRSQLEQGKRGSTLEEMDIAVKYEGVALINREGVKVKEEAKEDMETSAEPPAQPQKKIQTQCSQQTLLKLQQIHRLQVQQQMHSEQSKQQPLQQQKLQQLIIQQKQLQGNQKKQQRPQKQQQKQQPLQTQQVSQVFVNQQTGTQVTTSFPLDLLKAHPAPTLVTDGNGNHYLIALTNNSVDNRNSESPQSKTNGCITLQRMQSTPVKLPSQSDNEVAHPVNKSLQPQQTTPVKQPISKVQKAGLNLQTPFVQESSQSESAPPNLHPFCLSEEPHPLIEPTSPTSLKGEVCPSFDRHTLFTPPSPKPEFHNPHHVKENGSNNHIDDLFDILIKSGEISEGFKANPDPSLSELHSDPPTPPSSPLRLSPPTPPSDLTPSHQPLDAHQRSYSGCGRLEDFLESTTGSPLIGVEPDGPLTLIDDLHNQMLSTSSILDHPHSPMDTSELSFSPNPTSLDFEDPVLDGMDWLDLSMGGGNSAGGTILVPLSSHTPPSVFSADFLDSSDLQLHWDSCL; this is encoded by the exons ACTGAGGACTATTTGAAGAGAAAGATCAGGAGTCGGCCAGAGAGGTCAGAGTTGGTGAGGATGCACATACTGGAGG AGACGTCAGTGGAGCCCTCTCTGCAGGCCAAACAACTGAAACTAAAGAGGGCTCGTCTAGCCGATGACCTCAATGACAAAATTTCTCACCGGCCCGGCCCTATTGAGCTTATCCATAAGAACATCCTGCCTGTGCCTGCACTTTTAG gcacaggctctccaaAGGGTGAGAGTTCTTCACTGGATGAGGACAGCAGTGATAGCCTTTCTCCTGAACAGCCAGGCAGTCAGGACTCTCCACTTGGCTCTGTCCCCCAGAACTCCCCCTCTGATATGCTTAATCTGAACAGAAACTCCTCACCCACACAG TTCCTTACTCAGGCTGCGCCGTCTCTTCTTACTGCCCCCGAGGCTTCTTCTTCGCAAAACTTGACCAATGGAACTTCGATGGTTGCCTGCGCCCGACCTCCCCCTGGAACTGTCAAA CAGTTCCAGTCAAAGTCTAGTGTTGATCGTTCTGCTCAGCGGACTAAGAAGCCTAAAGAGAACAAACCTAAGGTGAAGAAGCTCAAATATCACCAGTACATTCCTCCTGATCAGAAGAATGACCGTGAGCCCCCTCCTCAACTGGATTCATCTTATGCCAAGATCCTCCACCAACAGCAACTCTTTCTCCAACTCCAGATCATCAGCCAGCAGCAACAGCACTACAACTATCACACCATCCTACCTGCTCCACCAAA AGTTCCTTctgaacagcagcagcaaacagtCAATTCTGGCCCCTCCCCATCTCGGACAGTTTCCTCATCTACTGCCACAGCCACTCAGAATGGGGCGAATCGTTTAAGCCAGCCAGTGGCAGCCGGGCCAAAGCCAGGAGTATTGCCTACAAACTTGGATGAATTCAAA GTTGCAGAGCTTAAACAGGAGCTGAAGCTGAGAGGTTTGACTGTGTCTGGCACTAAGAACGACCTCATAGAGAGACTGAAGAACTACCAGGAACAAAACGGTGGTGCAGCATTAGCAGTGGTAGGGTCTGGACCTTTGAAAACGGTTCAGGTTTCACCTCAGGAAGTGGCAGCTCAGTCCCCCACCTCCGTCCAATCTAAAGACCCCATCGGGAAGGTGGCAGCCTATCCAGTGGCATTGAGCAGTGGCATCCAAGCTGCAACTCTGCCCCAAATCACGCGCTTCAACAGTACAAGCTCATCCCCTCCAGTATCACCTACACCATCTGAACGCTCAGTGGCTGGAATGAGTGCTGATGAGGCCAGCTGTAATGGGGATGTGTTTGGAGAAATG GTTAGCTCACCTCTTACTCAGCTGAGCCTGCATCCATCCTCTGAGCATCCGTCCCCAGTTAAAGAGGAGCCTTTCGGGCGGTCAACATGCTGTGTGTCCCACCCCACTGCTGCCCCTTCTTCAGTTACTCAGTCTCAGGAGACTTCAATTGCAGCCCCACTGGCACCCTCAGCACATCTGCTGGACAAAGACCAGATGCTGCAAGAGAAGGATAAGCAAATCGAGCAACTGACCCGCATGCTAAGACAGAAACAACAGCTTGTTGAGACACTGCGGTCACAGCTTGAACAAGGCAAGCGTGGATCAACCTTAGAGGAAATGGATATAGCGGTCAAGTATGAAGGAGTAGCACTGATCAACAGAGAGGGTGTGAAGGTAAAAGAGGAAGCAAAGGAGGACATGGAGACATCAGCAGAGCCACCAGCACAACCTCAGAAAAAGATCCAAACACAATGTTCTCAGCAGACACTGCTCAAACTGCAGCAGATCCACCGACTGCAAGTGCAGCAGCAAATGCATTCAGAGCAGTCAAAACAGCAGCCACTGCAACAACAGAAGCTCCAGCAGCTCATTATACAGCAGAAGCAGCTACAGGGGAATCAAAAGAAGCAGCAGAGGCCAcaaaagcagcagcagaaacaacaacCTTTACAGACACAACAG GTCTCCCAGGTATTTGTCAACCAGCAAACAGGTACTCAAGTGACCACATCCTTCCCACTGGATCTTCTCAAAGCTCATCCAGCACCCACTCTTGTCACCGATGGCAATGGCAACCATTACCTCATTGCCCTAACCAATAACAGTGTGGATAACCGGAACAGTGAATCTCcacaaagcaaaaccaatgGATGCATCACCCTACAG AGAATGCAGTCCACACCTGTTAAACTCCCCAGCCAATCAGATAACGAGGTTGCACATCCTGTGAACAAATCCCTACAGCCCCAACAAACTACTCCTGtcaaacagcccatttcaaaa GTACAAAAGGCAGGACTGAACTTACAAACTCCTTTTGTACAGGAGTCAAGTCAGTCAGAGTCAGCCCCACCAAATCTTCATCCTTTTTGCCTCAGTGAAGAACCCCACCCTCTCATCGAGCCTACCTCCCCTACTTCACTCAAG GGAGAGGTGTGTCCAAGCTTTGACCgacacactttatttacaccACCATCTCCAAAACCGGAATTCCATAACCCCCATCATGTCAAA GAGAATGGTTCCAACAATCATATAGACGATTTGTTTGACATCCTCATTAAGAGTGGAg AAATCTCAGAGGGATTCAAGGCCAATCCAGACCCTTCTCTCTCAGAGCTACACTCTGACCCACCCACTCCTCCATCCTCCCCACTTCGTCTCTCACCCCCCACTCCTCCATCGGACCTCACTCCATCCCATCAGCCGCTTGATGCACATCAAAGGTCCTACTCAGGATGTGGCCGTCTGGAGGACTTCCTGGAGAGCACCACAGGGTCCCCACTGATTGGCGTGGAACCTGATGGTCCGCTGACACTGATTGACGACCTCCACAACCAAATGCTGAGCACTTCTAGTATTCTCGATCATCCCCATTCCCCAATGGACACTAGTGAGCTGAGCTTCTCCCCCAATCCCACCAGCCTGGACTTTGAAGACCCCGTGCTTGATGGCATGGACTGGCTGGACTTATCCATGGGAGGAGGGAATAGCGCAGGAGGGACAATCCTAGTTCCTCTGAGTTCTCACACACCTCCCAGTGTGTTCTCAGCAGACTTTTTGGACAGTTCAGATCTGCAGCTCCACTGGGACTCTTGTTTGTAG
- the mrtfab gene encoding myocardin related transcription factor Ab isoform X3 gives MLDSVMLDTNHCFHFDRASFEDQLNRTDKQPLRLDYDRHAYHSLKEVLQIKLQQRRTREELVSQGIMPPLKSPAAFHEQRKSLERARTEDYLKRKIRSRPERSELVRMHILEETSVEPSLQAKQLKLKRARLADDLNDKISHRPGPIELIHKNILPVPALLGTGSPKGESSSLDEDSSDSLSPEQPGSQDSPLGSVPQNSPSDMLNLNRNSSPTQFLTQAAPSLLTAPEASSSQNLTNGTSMVACARPPPGTVKQFQSKSSVDRSAQRTKKPKENKPKVKKLKYHQYIPPDQKNDREPPPQLDSSYAKILHQQQLFLQLQIISQQQQHYNYHTILPAPPKVPSEQQQQTVNSGPSPSRTVSSSTATATQNGANRLSQPVAAGPKPGVLPTNLDEFKVAELKQELKLRGLTVSGTKNDLIERLKNYQEQNGGAALAVVGSGPLKTVQVSPQEVAAQSPTSVQSKDPIGKVAAYPVALSSGIQAATLPQITRFNSTSSSPPVSPTPSERSVAGMSADEASCNGDVFGEMVSSPLTQLSLHPSSEHPSPVKEEPFGRSTCCVSHPTAAPSSVTQSQETSIAAPLAPSAHLLDKDQMLQEKDKQIEQLTRMLRQKQQLVETLRSQLEQGKRGSTLEEMDIAVKYEGVALINREGVKVKEEAKEDMETSAEPPAQPQKKIQTQCSQQTLLKLQQIHRLQVQQQMHSEQSKQQPLQQQKLQQLIIQQKQLQGNQKKQQRPQKQQQKQQPLQTQQVSQVFVNQQTGTQVTTSFPLDLLKAHPAPTLVTDGNGNHYLIALTNNSVDNRNSESPQSKTNGCITLQRMQSTPVKLPSQSDNEVAHPVNKSLQPQQTTPVKQPISKVQKAGLNLQTPFVQESSQSESAPPNLHPFCLSEEPHPLIEPTSPTSLKGEVCPSFDRHTLFTPPSPKPEFHNPHHVKENGSNNHIDDLFDILIKSGEISEGFKANPDPSLSELHSDPPTPPSSPLRLSPPTPPSDLTPSHQPLDAHQRSYSGCGRLEDFLESTTGSPLIGVEPDGPLTLIDDLHNQMLSTSSILDHPHSPMDTSELSFSPNPTSLDFEDPVLDGMDWLDLSMGGGNSAGGTILVPLSSHTPPSVFSADFLDSSDLQLHWDSCL, from the exons ACTGAGGACTATTTGAAGAGAAAGATCAGGAGTCGGCCAGAGAGGTCAGAGTTGGTGAGGATGCACATACTGGAGG AGACGTCAGTGGAGCCCTCTCTGCAGGCCAAACAACTGAAACTAAAGAGGGCTCGTCTAGCCGATGACCTCAATGACAAAATTTCTCACCGGCCCGGCCCTATTGAGCTTATCCATAAGAACATCCTGCCTGTGCCTGCACTTTTAG gcacaggctctccaaAGGGTGAGAGTTCTTCACTGGATGAGGACAGCAGTGATAGCCTTTCTCCTGAACAGCCAGGCAGTCAGGACTCTCCACTTGGCTCTGTCCCCCAGAACTCCCCCTCTGATATGCTTAATCTGAACAGAAACTCCTCACCCACACAG TTCCTTACTCAGGCTGCGCCGTCTCTTCTTACTGCCCCCGAGGCTTCTTCTTCGCAAAACTTGACCAATGGAACTTCGATGGTTGCCTGCGCCCGACCTCCCCCTGGAACTGTCAAA CAGTTCCAGTCAAAGTCTAGTGTTGATCGTTCTGCTCAGCGGACTAAGAAGCCTAAAGAGAACAAACCTAAGGTGAAGAAGCTCAAATATCACCAGTACATTCCTCCTGATCAGAAGAATGACCGTGAGCCCCCTCCTCAACTGGATTCATCTTATGCCAAGATCCTCCACCAACAGCAACTCTTTCTCCAACTCCAGATCATCAGCCAGCAGCAACAGCACTACAACTATCACACCATCCTACCTGCTCCACCAAA AGTTCCTTctgaacagcagcagcaaacagtCAATTCTGGCCCCTCCCCATCTCGGACAGTTTCCTCATCTACTGCCACAGCCACTCAGAATGGGGCGAATCGTTTAAGCCAGCCAGTGGCAGCCGGGCCAAAGCCAGGAGTATTGCCTACAAACTTGGATGAATTCAAA GTTGCAGAGCTTAAACAGGAGCTGAAGCTGAGAGGTTTGACTGTGTCTGGCACTAAGAACGACCTCATAGAGAGACTGAAGAACTACCAGGAACAAAACGGTGGTGCAGCATTAGCAGTGGTAGGGTCTGGACCTTTGAAAACGGTTCAGGTTTCACCTCAGGAAGTGGCAGCTCAGTCCCCCACCTCCGTCCAATCTAAAGACCCCATCGGGAAGGTGGCAGCCTATCCAGTGGCATTGAGCAGTGGCATCCAAGCTGCAACTCTGCCCCAAATCACGCGCTTCAACAGTACAAGCTCATCCCCTCCAGTATCACCTACACCATCTGAACGCTCAGTGGCTGGAATGAGTGCTGATGAGGCCAGCTGTAATGGGGATGTGTTTGGAGAAATG GTTAGCTCACCTCTTACTCAGCTGAGCCTGCATCCATCCTCTGAGCATCCGTCCCCAGTTAAAGAGGAGCCTTTCGGGCGGTCAACATGCTGTGTGTCCCACCCCACTGCTGCCCCTTCTTCAGTTACTCAGTCTCAGGAGACTTCAATTGCAGCCCCACTGGCACCCTCAGCACATCTGCTGGACAAAGACCAGATGCTGCAAGAGAAGGATAAGCAAATCGAGCAACTGACCCGCATGCTAAGACAGAAACAACAGCTTGTTGAGACACTGCGGTCACAGCTTGAACAAGGCAAGCGTGGATCAACCTTAGAGGAAATGGATATAGCGGTCAAGTATGAAGGAGTAGCACTGATCAACAGAGAGGGTGTGAAGGTAAAAGAGGAAGCAAAGGAGGACATGGAGACATCAGCAGAGCCACCAGCACAACCTCAGAAAAAGATCCAAACACAATGTTCTCAGCAGACACTGCTCAAACTGCAGCAGATCCACCGACTGCAAGTGCAGCAGCAAATGCATTCAGAGCAGTCAAAACAGCAGCCACTGCAACAACAGAAGCTCCAGCAGCTCATTATACAGCAGAAGCAGCTACAGGGGAATCAAAAGAAGCAGCAGAGGCCAcaaaagcagcagcagaaacaacaacCTTTACAGACACAACAG GTCTCCCAGGTATTTGTCAACCAGCAAACAGGTACTCAAGTGACCACATCCTTCCCACTGGATCTTCTCAAAGCTCATCCAGCACCCACTCTTGTCACCGATGGCAATGGCAACCATTACCTCATTGCCCTAACCAATAACAGTGTGGATAACCGGAACAGTGAATCTCcacaaagcaaaaccaatgGATGCATCACCCTACAG AGAATGCAGTCCACACCTGTTAAACTCCCCAGCCAATCAGATAACGAGGTTGCACATCCTGTGAACAAATCCCTACAGCCCCAACAAACTACTCCTGtcaaacagcccatttcaaaa GTACAAAAGGCAGGACTGAACTTACAAACTCCTTTTGTACAGGAGTCAAGTCAGTCAGAGTCAGCCCCACCAAATCTTCATCCTTTTTGCCTCAGTGAAGAACCCCACCCTCTCATCGAGCCTACCTCCCCTACTTCACTCAAG GGAGAGGTGTGTCCAAGCTTTGACCgacacactttatttacaccACCATCTCCAAAACCGGAATTCCATAACCCCCATCATGTCAAA GAGAATGGTTCCAACAATCATATAGACGATTTGTTTGACATCCTCATTAAGAGTGGAg AAATCTCAGAGGGATTCAAGGCCAATCCAGACCCTTCTCTCTCAGAGCTACACTCTGACCCACCCACTCCTCCATCCTCCCCACTTCGTCTCTCACCCCCCACTCCTCCATCGGACCTCACTCCATCCCATCAGCCGCTTGATGCACATCAAAGGTCCTACTCAGGATGTGGCCGTCTGGAGGACTTCCTGGAGAGCACCACAGGGTCCCCACTGATTGGCGTGGAACCTGATGGTCCGCTGACACTGATTGACGACCTCCACAACCAAATGCTGAGCACTTCTAGTATTCTCGATCATCCCCATTCCCCAATGGACACTAGTGAGCTGAGCTTCTCCCCCAATCCCACCAGCCTGGACTTTGAAGACCCCGTGCTTGATGGCATGGACTGGCTGGACTTATCCATGGGAGGAGGGAATAGCGCAGGAGGGACAATCCTAGTTCCTCTGAGTTCTCACACACCTCCCAGTGTGTTCTCAGCAGACTTTTTGGACAGTTCAGATCTGCAGCTCCACTGGGACTCTTGTTTGTAG